A single region of the Labeo rohita strain BAU-BD-2019 chromosome 3, IGBB_LRoh.1.0, whole genome shotgun sequence genome encodes:
- the LOC127161276 gene encoding nuclear factor 7, ovary, which yields MASSAEYDYNCPVCHEIFKTPVILSCSHSFCKECLQQFWRTKQTQECPVCRRTSRHQPPVNLALKNLCESFLKKSNERRASEEICSLHSEKLKLFCLHDKQPVCLVCRDSQQHDNHKFRPISEMVSSHKAELNTALKSLQEKLQNKENIKGEFEKMLQHINSQAEHTERHIKQQFEKLHQFLRDEEEATVTALREEEEQKKQMMKEKLEEINRHISALSDTIKDMEEMMKASDVCFLKEFPVSMERVQISQPDPQTPSGALIHVPRYLGNLPFRVWKKMQDVVHNTPVILDPNTANPHLVPSDDLTSVKWNWINQPVPDNPERFDWYPCVLGSEGFNSGTHCWDVEVKESSDWILGVTTASNPRKGRDFYKTGVWSAWYDQYSLSEQPVFGFRVKQQLARVRVNLDYDRGTVSFSDPVTNTHLHTFTTTFTDTLFPFFCCYTIFTLRILPFSLTDF from the exons ATGGCTTCATCAGCTGAATATGATTATAATTGTCCTGTATGTCATGAAATCTTCAAGACTCCTGTTATTTTATCATGTAGTCACAGTTTCTGTAAAGAATGTCTTCAACAGTTCTGGAGAACCAAGCAAACTCAGGAGTGTCCTGTCTGCAGGAGAACTTCAAGACATCAGCCGCCAGTTAATCTTGCTTTAAAAAATTTGTGTGAGTCGTTCCTGAAGAAGAGCAATGAGAGACGTGCATCTGAGGAGATCTGCAGTTTACACAGTGAGAAACTCAAACTCTTCTGTCTACATGACAAACAGCCGGTGTGTTTAGTGTGTAGAGATTCACAGCAGCATGACAATCACAAATTCAGACCCATCAGTGAAATGGTTTCATCACATAAg GCAGAGCTCAATACAGCACTGAAGTCCTTACAGGAGAAacttcaaaacaaagaaaacattaaaggagagTTTGAGAAAATGCTTCAACACATCAAC TCTCAAGCTGAGCACACAGAGCGTCACATTAAACAGCAGTTTGAGAAGCTTCATCAGTTTCtcagagatgaagaagaagctACAGTCACTGCACTGAGGGAGGAAGAGGAGCAGAAGAAGCAGATGATGAaggagaagctggaggagatCAACAGACACATCTCAGCTCTTTCAGACACAATCAAAGACATGGAGGAGATGATGAAAGCCAGTGATGTCTGCTTTCTAAAG GAGTTTCCAGTCTCAATGGAAAG AGTCCAGATCTCACAGCCGGATCCACAAACACCTTCTGGAGCTTTGATTCATGTGCCACGTTACTTGGGCAACCTGCCGTTCAGAGTCTGGAAGAAGATGCAGGACGTCGTCCACAACA CTCCTGTGATTCTGGATCCAAACACTGCAAATCCACATCTTGTCCCATCTGATGATCTGACCAGTGTGAAATGGAACTGGATCAATCAACCTGTTCCTGAtaatccagagagatttgaCTGGTATCCCTGTGTTCTGGGTTCAGAGGGTTTTAACTCAGGAACACACTGCTGGGATGTGGAGGTTAAAGAGAGTTCAGACTGGATTCTTGGAGTAACTACAGCGTCAAACCCAAGGAAAGGACGTGATTTCTATAAGACTGGTGTCTGGAGTGCGTGGTACGATCAGTACAGCTTGTCTGAGCAGCCTGTCTTTGGCTTTCGTGTTAAACAGCAGCTTGCTCGTGTGAGAGTGAATCTGGACTATGACAGAGGAACAGTGTCATTCTCTGATCCTGTAACTaacacacatctacacacattcacaaccacCTTCACTGACACACTCTTTCCATTCTTCTGTTGTTATactattttcacactgaggatctTACCGTTCAGTCTTACAGACTTCTAA
- the LOC127161368 gene encoding gastrula zinc finger protein XlCGF57.1, with the protein MRDPEPCSIKHTEEQPELVEENEENEELSEVDEKNNVKTGEKLLSCSQTKKKNLGAKKSFTCPQCGKSFAYKHSLNVHIRVHTGEKPFTCDQCGKSFTQSANFKAHMNSHTGEKPYKCSQCDKRFSRLKNLRKHEVVHTGNKPYTCDQCGKSFARKEHFTQHMRVHTGEKPFTCAQCGKSFAHSAQLKVHMNIHTGEKPYICDQCGKTFLWASALKKHLRVHTKEKPYSCYFCGRRFSCLENVKKHQKIHTGARDHVCFECGRTFTLADHLKRHWRTHTGEKPYKCSFCDKRFSDSKILKKHERIHTGEKPYKCSHCDKRFSASGDLKRHERIHTGEKPYKCLYCDKRFSQSGSLKTHKIIHTGEKPYQCTECGKYFNHSSSLRSHIKNIHNK; encoded by the exons ATGAGAGATCCAGAACCCTGCAGCATCAAACACACTGAAGAACAACCAG agTTGGTTGAAGAAAATGAAGAGAATGAAGAACTGAGTGAAGTTGAtgagaaaaataatgtaaaaactgGAGAAAAACTTTTGAGTTGCTCTcaaaccaaaaagaaaaatttaggAGCCAAGAAATCTTTTAcctgtcctcagtgtggaaagagttttgcaTACAAACATAGTCTTAATGTTCACATCAGAGTTCATACTGGTGAGAAACCGTTCACTTGCgatcagtgtgggaagagtttcactCAATCAGCAAACTTTAAGGCGCACATGAACAgccacactggagaaaaaccgtACAAGTGTTCACAATGCGACAAGAGATTCAGCCGGTTAAAAAACTTGAGAAAACACGAGGTAGTCCACACTGGAAATAAACCGTACACATGTGATCAGTGCGGAAAGAGTTTTGCACGAAAAGAACACTTTACGCAACATATGAGGGTtcatactggagagaagccgttcACTTGTGCTCAATGTGGGAAGAGTTTTGCACACTCAGCACAACTTAAGGTACACATGAacatccacactggagagaaaccgtacaTATGTGATCAATGTGGCAAAACGTTTTTGTGGGCTTCAGCCCTGAAGAAACACCTGAGAGTTCATACAAAGGAGAAACCATATTCATGTTATTTCTGTGGAAGGAGATTTTCATGtctagaaaatgtaaaaaaacatcagaaaatacaTACTGGTGCGAGAGATCATGTGTGCTTTGAGTGTGGGAGGACTTTTACTTTAGCTGATCATTTAAAACGGCATTGGAGaactcacactggagaaaaaccatATAAGTGTTCATTCtgtgacaagagattcagtgattctaaaatcctgaaaaaacacgagaggattcacactggagagaaaccgtacaAGTGTTCACATtgtgacaagagattcagtgcTTCAGGAGACCTAAAAAGACAcgagaggatccacactggagagaaaccgtacaAGTGTTTATACTGTGACAAAAGATTTAGTCAGTCAGGGAGCCTGAAGACACACAAGAtaatccacactggagagaaaccgtatCAATGCACTGAATGTGGGAAGTATTTTAATCATTCATCTTCTCTTCGCAGTCatataaaaaacattcacaatAAGTAG